The genomic stretch TCGCACCGACATTTCCGCGCCGTTCCGCGCACCGGGCGGCCTCTTGACTGCCGTCGTCGCTCTCTGTTTCCTCGGGTTACTCGCGATGGGCCTCTCGGTCGACCACCCCTTCGCCGCGCTCCTCACGCTTGGCGTACTGGTTTCAGGATTCGTCCTGCAGTATGCGTTCGGTGCGATGTCGGCGACAGACGACGTTCCCACGTAGTCAGTCCATCGGGTGGCGAATGAGCCGTCCGTGCTCGACCTTCATGCAGTGGTCCTGGACGACGTCCAATCCCGCGTCCTCGGCCATCTTGGCCGCCTCGTAATTTTTAATCTCGAGTTGCATCCAGATCGCCTTCACGTCGCCACGGGCGATTGCCTCTTCTACAATTCCGGGAACTTCCTCTGCGGGGCGGAAAATCTGCACCACGTCGACGGTTCCTGGCACGTCGGCGAGTGAGTCGTAGGCGGGTTCGCCAAAAATCTCGTCTGCCGTCGGATTGACCGGGATGATTTCGTAGCCGTGGCGCTGGAGGTACGCGGGCACGATGTGGGCGTCCTTCTCGAAAGACGTAGATGCGCCGACGACAGCGATTCGCTTGTAGCCGAGAATCCGGCGAAGCCCGTCGTTGTCTTCGATTGGCATACCAAACGTACTGTGAGCAAACAGATGAGCCTATTGCCGGGAAATCCTCACCACGCCAATCTCGGCGCCTCAGACGAGTTGTTCGACGAGCGAATCGACCATCTGCACTTCGTCATCGTTGATTTCGTGACCAAGGTCGTCGTACAGCCGGGCTGTTACTGCTGCGTCGAGTGCTTCAAAGACCACTGCCGAGTCGCGAAACCGGTCTACGCTCACGTACGAATCGTCGGTACTGCAGCCAAGGAAGACGGGCGTGCCATCGAGGGAGCCCTCAACGTCCCGGCTCGCCTCTGGTCCAAGCAGACTTCCCGAGAGCACGGCGAGACCCCCGTAGCGACGTGGATTCCTGACGACAAACTCGCTTGCAATCCCGCCTCCCTGAGAAAAGCCCATGAGCAGGGTTCGTTTGGGGGGAACACCAGCATCCGCGGCGACATCGAGTGCTTCAGAGATACGGTCGAGCGCCGAGGTGAACCACGGTTCGTTGGCCGCAAACGGCCCGTATCCTGAACGCGGATACCACGTTCTGCGTGCAGCCTGCGGAGCGAGGTACATCACACCGTGATGGTGAAATTCGTCTATCAAGGTGAGCATATGATTCCCCGTCGAACCGCGCCCGTGGAGCAAGATGACCGCGGCCTCGGCTGCCTGCGGGGGTGCACCTGCAACTTCGAGGGGCTGACCCCGGTGTGGGTCGTCTTCGAATTCGACGGTGAACGGGTCGCTCATTCACTCGCTCCAGGTACCCCGGAAACATCGAGTGGGGTGAGTTGTCCCTCTATCATCTCGCGGTCCTCTTCGAGCCACGGCGGGAGAAACAGCGATTGACCGAGCGTCTCGAGGTCCAGCTCGGCAGTCAGCCCGGGCGCTTCAGTCGCGAGTTCGAACAGGATGCCGCCCGGTTCGCGGACGTACAGCGAGTAAAAGAAGTGCCGGTCCTTCACGCGCGAGACGTTGTATCCCCGCTCTCTGAACAGGTCGTACCACTCGTATAGTTGCTCCTCATCTTCAACACGGACGGCGACGTGGTGGATGGAACCCGCGCCTTCTCGTCCGTAGTCTGCGTCTCTATCGAGGAGGTCGACGACAGTCGCCCGGTCGCCCGGAGCCTGATACCGGACGCGGTCGCCTTCTTGATTGACGAGTTCGAAGCCGAGCGTGTCCAGCACACTCGCGGTCACGAACACGTTCGTCGAAAGGAGGGTGACGCCGTGGATGCCGCGAATCGCGTGTTCGGCCGGAACTGCCCCGTCTGCCCAGGGTTCGACTGGGGAATCACCGGTGACGAGTTCGAGGTGCGTGCCGTCCGGGTCAGCAAAGCGTAGTACCGTCTCGTCGAACCGCTCGAACGGTCCTTCGACGGTGATGTCGCGGTCTGCGAGTCGGGCTTCCCAGTAAGACACCGAATTCTCGGGGATGGTGAGCGCGGCTGTCGTAATCTGGGGTTTCCCCTCTCGTCCGTCGTCCTCTGCGGGATAGGGAAAGAACGTCAGCGCGGTTCCGGGCGACCCGGTTTCGTCGCCGTAGAAGAGGTGGCGTGTGAACTTCTCGTTGAAGTTCACCGTCTGCTTGACCAGACGCAGGCCGAGGACGCCTGTGTAGAAGTCGAAATTCTGCTGGGCATCGCGGACGATGCCGGTGATGTGGTGGATGCCGGGAGTGTCTGTGAGCATGGACGAAGCGTACCGTGAGTAGCGGTGGGTGGCGAATGAGTGTTCGGTTGGGGGTGACAGTGTTCAGGCACGTCACCGAGATTCGAACGCCCGTTTCATTCGCAAAGCGTGACCGCTGCGGTCCTTAGGAACGAGGTGCCGACCGTCTGGGCGCTTTTGGAGGGTGCATTTCCCCAAGCCAGAACCCTGCCAGCGCCAACAGCAGTGCTGCTGGCGCGACCAACAAGCCAATGCTGGCCAGTCCGAAAAGCGTCAGTAAAAGGAGGGGAACGGCAGCCACCCACACGAGTGCGCGGCGCTCAGTCCACGCACCGTAGCCTCCGACTAGGGCGAACACGAGGATGAACACCGACCAGAAAAAGAGCGCTGGATCGGCTCCCTCTACCCCAAGGAGATAGTCGATTCCAACCGGCCCACGCACGGGGGTGCACACGCCGCTACTCGTGCATACTTCGCCCGTTCCGAGTGGAAGGAACAAGATGACCAACCCGAGGAGTACTCCCAGCCCCGACCCGAGAAGCCCTGCGGTGGCACCCTTCGAAAAACTAGCCTCGCGTTCCATGCTACGTGTAGGCGATGCGAAATCTTAACGATTCGTCAGGGTCAGAGAGTGGCCTTTCACCGAGCGAGCACCCGTTCCGGCCACATTTTCACCTGTTGTAGCTTCCAGTGGACCCGAACAATCGGTAGCTACAACTGCTATCCGTCAACCCTCACTTCAGGTTGCAATCGTCGCTGGCTCTTCGTCAAGATTGATTCGACGCCCGTAGATGAGCAGCCAGAGAATCAGCAGGACTTCACCGACGAATGTGAACGCAGCGACCTCGAACGAGTAGTTCGCGAGGAGCACACGGCCAAAGCTATCGATAACGTAGCCCGCGCCGGCGATGACCAGGAGGACGCCGAGCACCTTCGGGATGTATCCAGATTTGTACGAGGGGACGGCACTGGACTGGTACATCAGATAGCCAAGTAACACCAGATGGAGGCCAACCAGAATCAGTGCTGCGTCCCAGATTTCGTAGAAGGCGTTGACGCCGAGGAGTGCCTGGGCGTATTGTTGCTCTGTGGTAAACACCGCACCCACATCGCCAGCATTCAAAATCGAGAGCACACCCGTGAGCTGGGCGATGGCGACCATGAAAATACCGGCGAACACCATCCTGAACCACGCGGTGAGCAGCGCGACGCCGCGGTTTACCGGCCTGAACACAGCATACAGTGCCCAGGCGACGATGAGGTCGAGGACAGCGACGGTCAAGAGACTCGCGATACCGAGGCGGAACGCCCCTTCAGCGTTGAGAATCGCGGTTGCGGTTGCCGTGGCATCGCCCGGTGTGATGAGTCCCCCTAGGATGACGAAATTCGCGTAGGCAGCGAGGGGAGTCATCGCCAGAAGCGCGATTCCAGCGAGTATACTTCCCCGTCGCACGGATCGGTTCGCGATAGCCGACCGCTCGATATCTGTAGGGTGGCCATCAGGCGCTCTGAACGTAGCTCCAGCCATTCGTCTTTGATGGGCACGAGGCAGCATATCCATGTCGCCTCGATAACCTGATACGGGTGTCTGAGCGCCAGTGGACGGAAAAATACGGAATGTCCGTCCTCCCGGAGCTTCGCGTGTGAATTTCCCCTGACGGCAGAATCTCCTGAGATTGCACTACTTTGACGGTCGATTCACGCTCCCACTTCCCATCGGAGTGCATCCACTGTTGCGGCGACACCCTCGACCGCTCTTACCACCGGGCGAAAGGCTATATCACACGTCCAGCAATGCACTGACAAGTGATGACAACTATCAATCGGGTGCACGCGAGAGAGATTCTCGACTGTCGGCTCGAACCGACGCTCAGAGTGATGGTCGAGACGGAGGGTGCAAGCGGGCAGGCCGACGTTCCCTGCGGTCGTTCGCGGGGCAAACACGAAGCCGTCGACCTTCGTGATGGTGGCGACAGGTACGCCGGTCGCGGGGTGCAAACGGCGGTCGAAAACGTCAACGAACGCATCGCGCCACAACTCGTCGGGCGTGAGGTCCTCGCCCAGCGGGCCATCGACGAGGTGCTGCTCGAACTCGATGGTACGGACCAGAAGTCGAATCTGGGCGGAAACGCGACTACGGGCGTCTCACTCGCCGTTGCGAAGTGCGCCGCGAACAGCCGGAAACTCCCCCTGTATCGCTATTTGGGCGACGTGGGGGCGCGCACCCTCCCGGTTCCGTTTTTCGACCTCATCGAGGGCGGAGAACTCGCGGCGGGCACACTGGATTTCCAGGAACACCAGGTGGTCCCCACCGGCGCGGAGTCGTTCTCACAGGCGATTCAAATGTGCGCCGAGGTGTACTACGAACTCGGTGACCAACTGGCGCGTGACTACGGCGACCGCTCTCGAAACGTCGGCGTCGAGGGGGGCTACACACCGGGCGGCATGAACGACCCACGAGACGCCTTCGAAGCGGAATTGCAGGCCATCGAGGAATTGGGCTACGGGGACGAATTCGTCCTCGCCGCAGACGTCGCTGCCTCGCACTTCTACGACGAGAATTCGGGAACTTACGCGCTGATGGACGAGCAGTACACGCGTGGAGAACTCCTCGATTTCTACGCCGAGTTGACCGAGACGTATCCGGTGGTTTCGCTCGAAGACCCGCTTGAGGAAGACGATTTCGAGGGCTACAGGGAACTCGCCGACACGCTCGACATTCAGATTATCGGTGACGACCTCTTCGTCACGAATCCGAAGCGACTCCAGCGCGGTATCGACGAAGGCGCGGCGAACGCGCTTCTCTTGAAGGTAAACCAGGTCGGAACCCTCTCGGAGGCGCTCGACGCCGCCTCGCTCGCTGTAGAAAACGGGTACGCGGTGCAGGTTTCGGAACGCTCGGGACAGACGCCGGACACTTGGCTCGCGGACCTCGCCGTCGGTCTCGACGCCGGGCAAATCAAGACTGGCGTGAGTCGCGGCGAACGGACCGAACAGTACAACCGACTCCTCGAAATCGAAGCGGAACAGGAACGAACCGCGTACGCTGGCCCGTTCTGGGACTGATTCATGACGTACGTTGTCATCATCAAAGCGGGTCAGCGATGATTCAAAACAAATCGGAACTCACCGACCACGGGGAACGGGACGCCCGCGTATCGTTGCTCGACATCGGTGAGCATTCCTTAGCCCACATTCACCCACAGCAGCTCATCGACGACCACCTGACGGTTGACGGAAGCGTGCTGGCGGTGGACGGCGAACGATACGACCTGTCGACAGCCGGGGACGTGTTCATCGTCGGTGCGGGGAAGGGCTCTTCGGCTCTCGCGGGAGCCCTCCGCGAACGTCTCGGTGACCGCGTAACCGACGGCGTCGTCGTCGAAAAACACGGGCAGGGCGATTCTGTTCCCGGTATCGACGTGTACGAAGCGGGCCACCCGATACCGGACGACGACGGACGGCGTGCAACGCAGGCACTCCTGGAGCTGGTCGAAGCAGCCGGTGCGGACGACCTGGTGTTCGTCTGCATCACGGGTGGTGCGTCGGCACAGCTGGTCGCGCCTCCCTCGGACGTTTCGGTCGCGGACCTTGCGTCGATGACCGAACTCCTCCTGCATGGAGGCCTCCCCATCGAGGAAATCAACACCGTCCGAAAACACGTTTCCACCATCAAGGGCGGACGACTCACCGAGCGAATCGCGCCAGCAACCTGCGTCTCGCTCATCATTGTCGACGAAGTCGCGGGTGACCCCTGGGGGCCGACCGTCCCGGACATGACGACGTACGACGACGCGATTGGCGTGCTCGCTCGGCGTAACCTCTGGGAGCGGGTTCCAGCGTCGATACGCTCGCATCTCGAAGCCAGGCACCGGGGCGAGGTTGCTGAGACGCCGCCGCCGGAATCCTTGACGGGAGTTCCCGGCCAGACGGTCGTCCTCGCAAACGCCACCGATCTGTGCGAAGCGGCGGTCGCCGGTGCGAAGAAGCGCGGATTCAATTCGATGCTCCTTTCGAGCGTCATTGAGGGCGAAAGCCGCACGGTCGGGACGGTGCTCGCTTCGATTGCGAAGGAGATTCGCCACCACGATCGCCCCATCGAACCGCCGTGCGTCGTCGTCTCAGGTGGCGAAACGACGGTGACGATTTCCGACGAGGCTGGCACGGGCGGGCCGAATCAAGAACTCGCCCTACAGTTCGCGGTAGACGCAGCCGAGTTACCGGGGGTGGCATTGCTCGCGCTCGGGACCGACGGAACGGATGGCCCAACCGACATCGCGGGCGGCCTCGTCGACGGAACGACGGCGCGTCGCGCTCGCGAGAACGATATCGACCTCTTTTCGCACCTGACGGGTCACGACACCTCGCCTGCGTTGGCCGAACTCGGTGACGCAGTCCTGACCGGTGCGACCGGAACGAACGTGATGGACCTTCGGCTCTTGCTCGTCACTCGTGAGTCACAGAAGGGCTAATGTCGTCTCTGCCCGAGTAGAGGGTATGGGAGCGTACACCGGGACGACGGCGCTTATCGAGGCCCTCCGCGACCCGCGACGCAACGTGGCCGCGCTGCTCGTCGTCGCCGCTGCGCTCTTTGGCGCAATGCAAATCGGGTCCAGGGAGGCGTACTACACCGCCTCGCTGGTCATCTTTACCGTCTGGATGGCCTGGTTCATCCTGACGGCCATCGAGTGGCTCAAGCGGGCGGACTTTTAGCTGGTTGTACGGTCTGACGCCGTCGTCGCGCTCGATTCAAATCGAATACTGCGCCCCCTATCCGACGAGTTTGGCCAATTTCTCGAGCGAGTCGTTCCAGCCTGCGGTGGCGTCCTCGGAGGGGATGGCCACAGGGATGCCTGCCTGGTGGACTGTCACTTTCGTCCCATCGGGGACTTCCTCGAAGGTGATGGTGACCGTCATCTCGCCGGCCATGGCCGGGTCGTCGGTTTCGAACTCGTCAGTGTGGACGATGCGCTCTCCGGGCACGAGTTCGAGGTACGTCCCCCCGAAGGAGTGGTCGTACGCGGCGAATTCCTCTGTCTCTCCCGTGAACGTAATACGGAACGTCCCTCCTTCTTTGGGTTCTAGGTGGTGTACCGTGGCGCTGAATCCGGTCGGCGGGAGCCACGCAGCGAGCTGGTCGGGGTCGAGAAACGCCTCGTAAACCCGTTCCGGTGGCGCCTTGATGACGCGACTCACCGTAATGCTCCCGCGCTCTCTCGTTTCAGTGTCGGTCATGCGTCCACCTCCTCGTGTGCAGTCGCTTTCCCTTCGACCAGTTCTGCGAGTCGGTCCCAGGTTTCGCGGGCACCCGCTTCCATCCCTGAAGCGACGCTTGCGTCGCGGTCTGCGACGCTCTGGAAGACGGACCTGACCGTCAACAAGGTCATTCCGTCCACCTCCTCGAAGGTCGCCGTCTCCATCGATACGTGTCCGGGTGCGCCTTCGTATTCGAACGTCTGGACGATGCGCTCTGCGGGGACGACATCGTGATAGACGCCGTGGAAGGCGTGCTCGTTTCCGTCGGCGTCGATGTTGAGAAAGCGCCACGACCCACCGGGCCGGGCGTCCATCGTCTCAACCTCGGTCGTGTACCGCCTCGGTCCCCACCACTTGGGGATGTGCTCGGGATTCACGTTCGCCTCGAAGACACGGTCTCGTGGCGCGTCGAAGTGCCGTGAGATGCTGAGTTCGTGCGTTCCCGCTTCGACGGTCAGGTTCGTCTCACCTGGTCGTTGCGCGTTCGATTCTACCCCACCATTCGTTTCGTCAGTAGTCATGGGTCTTGGTTCTCCAGATGGTCTGCGAGTGCGTCGAACCGGTCTTCCCAGAAGACACGGTAGCGGGTCAACCACCCGAACGCTGCTGACAGCGGTGCGGCGTGGAGGTGTGCTCTGCGAACGCGGCCGTCTTGTTCGAATTCGATGAGGTCGGCGTCTTCGAGTACTTGCAGATGTTTTGACACTGCCGCGAGCGAGACGTCGTGAGGCGCTGCGAGCGCCCCGACACTCTCTGGACCGTCCGCAATCTCCTCGAGAATCGCTCGTCGAATCGGGTGGGCGAGCGCCTGAAAGATTGCGTCGAGGTCTGGTTCGTTCGGCACTTGTTCAACCATCTGGTTAAACATAGGCTGCCCCTATATTTAACCATTTAGTTGAATGTGAAAGTGTGTCGAATTTGCCGACGAGACCGGTGCTGCCGACCACCACACCTTCAACGGCGTCGTCTGTGACCTCTCGCTGGACTATCGCGAGTTAACTCGTTCGACGGCGTTCACGAGTCGGGACGCCCCGTTCTCCAACTCGACCACTGGGTCTGCAGGTTCGTCGTGTTCGAAAATCGCCCACTCGACGCCTTGGGCTTGAGCGATTCGCATGGCCTGGGAAGCGTCGAGGTCACCATCGCCGAGACTTGCGAATTCGCCGGTCGCAAAGTACATGTCCTTGACGTGGATGGAGGGGACGCGGTCGCCGAGTGCTTCAAGGCGTGCGTAGGGGTCTTCGCCCGCAGTTCCGACCCATCCGAGGTCGAGTTCGAACTCGACACGGTCGTCTACACGGTCGAGCAATACGTCGAAGGCGACCTCGCCATCAACGTCGGCGAATTCGTGGGCGTGGTTGTGGTAGAGAAAACGAAGCCCGTGCGAATCGAGCGTTCGAGCAAAGCCTGAGAGGAGGTCGGCGGTCGCTTCGACACGGTCGCGTGAATCGAAATATGAAGGGTCGAGGTAGGGAAGGACTACCGTCTCACAGTCAAGCGTCTCACAGGCCTCAGCGAGTGCGGCCTCGTCGGTTTCGAGGGTTTCGACGCTCGCCGAGAGATTCGCCAGTTCGAGGTCGTGGGAGGCGAGGGTGGAAGCAACGTCCGTCGGTGAGTTCATCGATTCGTATGCAAATTCGACACCATCGAGGGGCGTAGAAGCCACGCGGGCGACCAACTGGTCGAGCGACTCGTCGAGGGCACGCAGGGTGTAGAGTTGAATCGCAGTTCGCATAGCTGACCCACTGAGGTGAGCCCCTTAGTGATTCCCCCGAGCAACGTTCGTAGGAACACCAACTGCTGTTCGTGATACGTGACTTGATGGTAATAATTCTGGGAAAGTACGATAAAATAGAATATTTGAAGTAGGTAATGTTAATCTGATTGAATGTGGCTAAAAAGACTACTCGGCCGGGCTCTTTTCGTTCACGCCGTCGATTCCTCAAATCCGCGGCTGGCGGTCTGAGCCTCGCGGCGCTAGGAACGTACGGTGTGGCGGCGAACGAGGATATCCCGGGTGTCCGGCGACGGTACCGAATTTGTCCGAACGAACCGGACGAGACGTGGGTTCACAAGTACGAGGCGGTACGCCCCGGACCGACCACGATGATCGTCGCTGGGCTTCATGGTGATGAGGAGTCGGGCTGGCGTGCCGCAGACAAGATGATCGACTGGCGCGTCGAAACCGGTCGTATCGTGGTCATCCCGCGTGCGAGTGCCCGAGCAGTCGAAAAGCGAGTAAGAGGACTCGACAGTGACCCGAATCGTGACTATCCACCGACCGGGGAGTGTTACACCGAGATTGCGCGAGAAATTTGGGGTGAGGTCGAACGGTACGACCCGGATTTACTCCTCAGCTTGCACTCGAGTTACGGCATCTACAAGAGTGGCGACGGTGGCGTGGGACAGGCGATTTTCCCGACCCAGCACGGCGATGCTCGCGAGATGAGCCAGAAAACGTGTGAAGCGCTCAACCGTGGATACGGACTCGATGGAAAGTGGCGGTACCGACTCGGAAACACGCTGAGCGAGCGCCACACCAAACTCATGCATCGGGCGGGTGCGCAACTGAATACCCGGGGTGTAATTGCAGAAACCACTGAGAAGTGGCCGTCACTCGAAGACCAGATGACGTGGCAGCGTTTTACGGTCAGACACCTCATGCAGCAGATTGGTCACAGAAAAGGCCTGTATTCTGAGTGAGTGTTCGAGGGAGTAACGATACCTTAGACACACTACTGACAAACTGAACCGCGGGTAGTGGTTACCGGAGTTACAAGGAGACCTGCTCTACGGGGCTCGCATCGTGGCCGGCGAAAGGTGAGCGGGGGTTTTGAGCGTACGAGCGTCCCGTATCGGGTTGTGGTCGGCGGTGGCCGATACAGTTCTCCGGATTTACCCGCTCTAGGTTGGTTGTTAGCTGAACTCGTTGCAGACCGGAATTCCCATCGTGTCATAATCGCTCATCGAAGCGAGCGTTTCGGGTACCTCGTCAAGTGAAATCGTGGACGAGACGAGTTTCGTTGGGTCGAGCTTTCCGGTCTTGATCATGTCGAGCATCTCTGTGTAACGTGATGGTTGTAAGCCGAGCGACCCCCGAAAGTCGATTTCTTTCGCAACGAACTCGTCTGTGGGAAGCGGAACCTTCCCCTTCTCCTCTGAGGTGGTCAACCCAATTTGGACGTGGCGACCCCCTTTTCTGAGAGAATTTACTGCGTTCAGACAGGTCGTCTTGATGCCGAGCGCATCGACCGAACAGTCTGCACCTCCGTTGGTTATCGCGCGAACCTCCTTCGCCGGGTCGTCGACGTCGCTCGCATTTATCGTCTCGACCGCGCCGAGGCTCTTTGCTTTCTCGAGTTTGTTGTCGAAGAGGTCGACGCCGATGACGTTCGCGCCGAGCGCATCGGCAATATGGACTGCGGAGAGACCGATACCACCGAGGCCGTGGACCACGACGTCCTCGCCGTTTCCAACGTTACCACGGTGGGCCATCGCGTGGAACGATGTCATAAACCGACAGCCGATTCCTGCTGCTGTATCTGCGTCGATGCTGTCGGGCAGCGGGACGGCGTTGATATCAGCGTTCGGAATGTGGACCTCCTCTGCGAACGCACCGGGTGCTTCGTTCATGAAGCCGAGCCCGATGTGGTTTTCACAAATGTTCTCGTGACCATTGCGACAGAGGTCACATTTCCCGCACGCGAAATTAAACGGAATCGCGATGTGGTCGCCTTCAGAGACGCTTTCTACGTCTTCGCCGACTTCGACGACCGTTCCACAGGGCTCGTGACCGAGGACGTGCGGTGGGTCTGGCCGGTATCCGAACCAATCCCAGTCACCCTGCCAGCAGTGCCAGTCACTTCGACAGACCCCACAGCCGTCGACTTTGGCGACGACGCCGTGTGGTTCTGGTTCTGGTCGTTCGACTTCCTGTACTTCGAGCGGTTCTTGGAATTCCTCCAGTACTACAGCGCGCATTGCAATCCATGAACTATCATGATATATTAAAAATTTACCGGTTTGTGCAAATAGCAGTAATTTGTAATCGCAAAATACGAAATCGGGTTTTATAATAATGCATAATTAGAAACAATTAAGGGGGCGTGCGATACACTCCCTAACGCGATGTCGACTGATTCACCCCCCTCAACGAAATCGAATGGAACGGTCAAACAGCGTCACCGAGATGCGGCAGAAGAGTTGATTCCACGCGAACCAGGCAAGCTGTTCATCGGCGGCGAGTGGGTCGAGAGTGCCTCTGGACAGACGTTCGAGACGCACGACCCGACGACCGGGGAGTCACTCGCGTCGGTCCAAGCGGGGACCAGTGCAGATATTGACCGAGCGGTCGAGGCTGCTTGGGACGCCTACGAAAACCGCTGGTCGAGTTTTTCTGCGGCCGATCGACAGGCTGTGCTCACAGAGATTGCTGACCGTATCGAGGCGCGAACGGAGGACTTCGCCCGCCTCGAAACGCTCGACAACGGGAAACCGGTCACCGAAGCCCGTCTGGATATCGGCCTGGTTATCGACCACTTTCGCTACTTCGCGGGTGCTGCTCGCGTAAACGAAGGGAGAACGGTTCCAACCGATACGGAAAATCACGTCCAGACGATTCGCGAGCCATACGGAGTGGTGGGGCAGATCATTCCGTGGAACTTCCCGCTGTTGATGGCCACCTGGAAACTCGCTCCAGCTCTCGCAGCCGGCAATACAGTTGTGCTGAAACCAGCGGAGGAGACGCCGCTTTCGATTCTCGAACTTATGCGCGAGGTCGAAGACGTCCTTCCAGCGGGCGTGGTGAACGTCGTCACCGGCTTCGGTGCTGAAGCGGGCGAACCGCTCTCGAAGCACGACAACATCCGAAAACTGGCGTTCACGGGTTCGACAGAGGTGGGCCGAGGCGTGATGAAAAACGCCGCCGACTCCATCACGGATATCACGCTCGAACTCGGCGGCAAGAGTCCGGTAATCATCTACCCGGACGCCGATGTCGAGAAGGCAGCAGCCATCGCGAGAGTGGGGATGTTCCACAACACCGGCGAGTGTTGCTGTGCGGGAACCCGACTCTTCGTCCACGAAGACATCGAGACAGAGTTCCTTGACGCGTTCGTCGACGAAATCGAGAATCTTCGCGTGGGTGATCCGCTGCTCGAAGACACGACCCTCGGACCAAAGGTCTCTCGTGAACAGGCCAACCGAACCATGGACTACATTACTGAAGCGCGGAACGTCGGTGGTGAGGTCCTCTCTGGTGGCGACGCCCCAGACGACGAGGAACTCGCCGAGGGCTGTTTCATCACTCCCACCGTCCTCACGAATCTCGACCACGAGAGTCGCCCGGTACAGGAGGAAATCTTCGGCCCCGTTGAGACCGTCTTTTCATGGTCGTCGTACGAGGAGATGATCGAGTTGGCCAACGACGTCGATTACGGTCTGGCCGCCGGCGTCATCACCGACGACCTCTCACAGGCGTATCAGACAGCCCGTGACATCGAAGCTGGAAACATCTGGGTGAACACGTACAACGAGTTCCCGGCCGGCCAGCCCTTCGGCGGCTACAAACAGTCGGGTATCGGACGAGAAACCGCCTTCGAGGCGATAGAGCACTACACGCAGACGAAGACCATCAACATCAGTCTGCAGTAACCAATCGCCTACACCAGCCGTTCGATATGCGGTGGACGCCAGCAGAATTCACTCGACTTGACTGGGCGGCTCGCCGGTTGGTATCTGGGAGGTGAGCCCGTGCTTTCGGGTGAGAACGTCACGGCAATTTCGCGTCTCCACTAAAAATAGTAAAAAGACATTTGGTTGGAACAGCATAATCAGCGATAACGCATGAGTTCACCCATCGACGAAATCGACGAAATCTCTCCCCGGGATGTCGTCATCCTCAAAGTTCGGCTCGAACATCCGACCGCATCTGTTCGAGCGCTGAAAGATATTCTCGATGAGGAGTACGGGATTTCGCTATCGCACAATCGCGTGAACGACATCCTGCGAGAGCTCGGTGAGAAGGACGTGTTTCGTGAAGCCGCGCTCTTGAACGAGCAATTCTTCGAGTACCACCTCTTTCAAATTGCGTTTCATTACCCGAGTTTCGAAGAGCGCTGGGAGGACTGCTACAACGACCTGATGGAGGACTCACA from Haladaptatus sp. QDMS2 encodes the following:
- a CDS encoding zinc-dependent alcohol dehydrogenase family protein, whose protein sequence is MRAVVLEEFQEPLEVQEVERPEPEPHGVVAKVDGCGVCRSDWHCWQGDWDWFGYRPDPPHVLGHEPCGTVVEVGEDVESVSEGDHIAIPFNFACGKCDLCRNGHENICENHIGLGFMNEAPGAFAEEVHIPNADINAVPLPDSIDADTAAGIGCRFMTSFHAMAHRGNVGNGEDVVVHGLGGIGLSAVHIADALGANVIGVDLFDNKLEKAKSLGAVETINASDVDDPAKEVRAITNGGADCSVDALGIKTTCLNAVNSLRKGGRHVQIGLTTSEEKGKVPLPTDEFVAKEIDFRGSLGLQPSRYTEMLDMIKTGKLDPTKLVSSTISLDEVPETLASMSDYDTMGIPVCNEFS
- a CDS encoding helix-turn-helix transcriptional regulator, whose product is MVEQVPNEPDLDAIFQALAHPIRRAILEEIADGPESVGALAAPHDVSLAAVSKHLQVLEDADLIEFEQDGRVRRAHLHAAPLSAAFGWLTRYRVFWEDRFDALADHLENQDP
- a CDS encoding aldehyde dehydrogenase, with the translated sequence MSTDSPPSTKSNGTVKQRHRDAAEELIPREPGKLFIGGEWVESASGQTFETHDPTTGESLASVQAGTSADIDRAVEAAWDAYENRWSSFSAADRQAVLTEIADRIEARTEDFARLETLDNGKPVTEARLDIGLVIDHFRYFAGAARVNEGRTVPTDTENHVQTIREPYGVVGQIIPWNFPLLMATWKLAPALAAGNTVVLKPAEETPLSILELMREVEDVLPAGVVNVVTGFGAEAGEPLSKHDNIRKLAFTGSTEVGRGVMKNAADSITDITLELGGKSPVIIYPDADVEKAAAIARVGMFHNTGECCCAGTRLFVHEDIETEFLDAFVDEIENLRVGDPLLEDTTLGPKVSREQANRTMDYITEARNVGGEVLSGGDAPDDEELAEGCFITPTVLTNLDHESRPVQEEIFGPVETVFSWSSYEEMIELANDVDYGLAAGVITDDLSQAYQTARDIEAGNIWVNTYNEFPAGQPFGGYKQSGIGRETAFEAIEHYTQTKTINISLQ
- a CDS encoding succinylglutamate desuccinylase/aspartoacylase family protein; translation: MAANEDIPGVRRRYRICPNEPDETWVHKYEAVRPGPTTMIVAGLHGDEESGWRAADKMIDWRVETGRIVVIPRASARAVEKRVRGLDSDPNRDYPPTGECYTEIAREIWGEVERYDPDLLLSLHSSYGIYKSGDGGVGQAIFPTQHGDAREMSQKTCEALNRGYGLDGKWRYRLGNTLSERHTKLMHRAGAQLNTRGVIAETTEKWPSLEDQMTWQRFTVRHLMQQIGHRKGLYSE
- a CDS encoding helix-turn-helix domain-containing protein — encoded protein: MSSPIDEIDEISPRDVVILKVRLEHPTASVRALKDILDEEYGISLSHNRVNDILRELGEKDVFREAALLNEQFFEYHLFQIAFHYPSFEERWEDCYNDLMEDSHVMMFFNADDYHQWQFIARFRKSENKEEWKRNFFKKHGDLIAQFDSSSLPEVHKFRSDMDVLEHLLSETEEGAEYLESKRTNDTTTDEDDTSLLVDGRDD
- a CDS encoding SRPBCC family protein, translated to MTTDETNGGVESNAQRPGETNLTVEAGTHELSISRHFDAPRDRVFEANVNPEHIPKWWGPRRYTTEVETMDARPGGSWRFLNIDADGNEHAFHGVYHDVVPAERIVQTFEYEGAPGHVSMETATFEEVDGMTLLTVRSVFQSVADRDASVASGMEAGARETWDRLAELVEGKATAHEEVDA
- a CDS encoding sugar phosphate isomerase/epimerase is translated as MRTAIQLYTLRALDESLDQLVARVASTPLDGVEFAYESMNSPTDVASTLASHDLELANLSASVETLETDEAALAEACETLDCETVVLPYLDPSYFDSRDRVEATADLLSGFARTLDSHGLRFLYHNHAHEFADVDGEVAFDVLLDRVDDRVEFELDLGWVGTAGEDPYARLEALGDRVPSIHVKDMYFATGEFASLGDGDLDASQAMRIAQAQGVEWAIFEHDEPADPVVELENGASRLVNAVERVNSR